The Metabacillus litoralis genome contains a region encoding:
- a CDS encoding KH domain-containing protein, with product MKELIEAIVKPLVDSPDSVEITEFEQEHQITYRLSVHKEDIGKIIGKQGRIAKAIRTVVYAAGSNSSKRIQLEIND from the coding sequence ATGAAAGAGTTAATCGAAGCAATTGTTAAACCACTTGTTGATTCTCCAGACTCTGTCGAGATAACGGAATTTGAACAGGAGCATCAAATAACTTATCGCCTTTCTGTTCATAAAGAAGATATCGGCAAAATCATTGGAAAACAAGGACGTATAGCAAAAGCGATTCGAACTGTTGTGTATGCAGCGGGATCTAATTCATCTAAAAGAATTCAACTAGAAATTAACGACTAA